In the genome of Qipengyuania seohaensis, one region contains:
- a CDS encoding PA0069 family radical SAM protein, with protein sequence MDKSLESPVAGRGAQSRSVPTRFGLATREADGDWRDHMEALDGPPVKLRTHVTEEKPRTILSFNQSPDIAFDRSINAYRGCEHGCVYCFARPTHAYHDLSPGLDFETRLFAKPNAAEILRATLSKPKYRPKPIAMGTNTDPYQPIERRYRITRQVLEVCLDARHPVTITTKSDRVCDDLDLLAEMAERRLVAVAISVTSLDPKLSGKLEPRAASPAKRLAALQKLAEAGVPTHCSVAPVIPAITDEFMEEIVQRAAAIGVDSVGWIPLRLPHEVAPLFREWLSVHYAERGDKVMSIVQSIRNGKDNDPNFFSRLRPTGVWADLFRARFRVACKRAGLGKAKFELDCTQFRPPAVGGQLRLL encoded by the coding sequence ATGGACAAAAGCCTTGAGTCGCCTGTCGCGGGACGGGGTGCGCAGTCACGCTCGGTCCCGACCCGCTTCGGCCTTGCCACGCGCGAGGCCGATGGCGACTGGCGCGATCACATGGAGGCGCTGGACGGCCCACCGGTAAAGCTGCGCACCCATGTGACGGAGGAAAAACCCCGCACGATCCTCAGCTTCAACCAGTCGCCGGATATTGCCTTCGACCGGTCGATCAACGCTTATCGCGGGTGCGAGCACGGCTGCGTCTATTGCTTCGCCCGCCCAACCCATGCCTATCACGACCTGTCGCCCGGGCTGGACTTCGAGACCCGGCTGTTCGCAAAGCCGAACGCAGCGGAAATCCTTCGCGCCACCCTGTCGAAGCCGAAATATCGCCCCAAGCCCATCGCAATGGGGACCAATACCGATCCCTACCAGCCGATAGAGCGACGCTATCGCATCACGCGGCAGGTGCTGGAGGTGTGCCTCGACGCGCGCCATCCCGTCACGATCACCACCAAGTCGGACAGGGTTTGCGACGATCTGGACCTGCTAGCGGAAATGGCGGAACGCCGGCTCGTCGCAGTCGCGATTTCGGTGACCAGTCTCGACCCGAAGCTTTCGGGGAAGCTCGAACCGCGCGCAGCATCGCCTGCCAAGCGACTCGCAGCATTGCAGAAACTGGCCGAAGCCGGAGTGCCCACCCATTGCTCCGTCGCGCCGGTCATCCCCGCCATTACCGATGAGTTCATGGAGGAGATCGTCCAGCGCGCCGCCGCAATCGGGGTCGACAGCGTCGGCTGGATCCCGCTGCGCCTGCCACACGAAGTCGCCCCGCTGTTCCGCGAATGGCTCTCGGTCCACTACGCCGAGCGCGGCGACAAGGTGATGAGCATCGTCCAGTCGATCCGCAACGGGAAGGACAACGATCCCAACTTCTTCTCGCGCCTCCGACCAACCGGCGTATGGGCGGACCTGTTTCGAGCGCGATTCCGCGTAGCCTGCAAGCGCGCAGGCCTCGGAAAAGCCAAATTCGAGCTGGATTGCACGCAGTTCAGACCACCCGCGGTGGGCGGGCAATTACGGTTGCTTTGA
- a CDS encoding electron transfer flavoprotein-ubiquinone oxidoreductase, whose amino-acid sequence MSERESMPCDVVIIGGGVAGLAAAIRLKQINEELEVVVLEKGSEIGAHILSGAVVDPKALDELLPEWRDMDCPMAQTPVTENHHWVLSATGKSDLPEFMMPPFMSNEGKYTGSLGNLARWLGEQAEGLGVMVFPGFPASEVLFDDKGAVTGVVTQDMGIAEDGSHKGDYQPGMEIHAKYTLFAEGARGNLTKKMKAKYDLEADCQPQVYGLGIKELWDVDPAKHEPGKVIHTQGWPLSESDTWGGGFIYHQAAGQVAIGFVTSLDYKNPYVSPYQEFQRYKHHPAIAELLEGGKRVAYGARVINEGGWQSVPKLAFPGGALIGCAAGFVNVPRIKGSHTAMKSGMLAAESIAAAVAAGSEHTELMDYDEAVRSSWIADELKLVKNAQPAVAKYGGDIGTVLAGIDMWMRTLKIGLPITMKHHRDYETLERADLHKKIAYPKPDGVLSFDRLTNVAYSYTNHAEDQPVHLKVCDRELQRESELEVFAGPSTRYCPAGVYEWIEEEGQEPKFQINSQNCVHCKTCDIKDPNQNIEWTTPEGGGGPNYPNM is encoded by the coding sequence ATGAGCGAACGTGAATCCATGCCCTGCGACGTCGTCATCATCGGCGGCGGTGTGGCGGGCCTTGCAGCGGCAATCCGGCTGAAGCAGATCAACGAAGAACTCGAAGTCGTAGTGCTCGAAAAGGGCAGCGAAATCGGGGCGCACATTCTCTCGGGTGCGGTGGTCGATCCCAAGGCCCTCGACGAGCTCTTGCCCGAGTGGCGCGATATGGACTGCCCCATGGCGCAGACGCCGGTGACGGAAAACCATCACTGGGTTCTGTCGGCAACCGGCAAGTCGGACCTGCCCGAATTCATGATGCCGCCCTTCATGTCGAATGAAGGCAAGTACACCGGTTCGCTGGGCAATCTGGCTCGCTGGCTGGGCGAACAGGCCGAAGGTCTGGGTGTCATGGTCTTCCCCGGCTTCCCGGCTTCTGAGGTTCTGTTCGACGACAAGGGCGCGGTCACGGGCGTCGTGACGCAGGACATGGGCATTGCCGAAGATGGCAGCCACAAGGGCGACTACCAGCCCGGCATGGAAATCCACGCGAAATACACGCTCTTCGCAGAAGGTGCGCGCGGCAATCTCACCAAGAAGATGAAAGCCAAGTACGATCTTGAGGCTGATTGCCAGCCGCAGGTCTACGGTCTCGGCATCAAGGAATTGTGGGACGTCGATCCGGCGAAGCACGAACCGGGCAAGGTGATCCATACACAGGGCTGGCCCCTCTCGGAAAGCGATACCTGGGGCGGCGGTTTCATCTACCACCAGGCTGCAGGGCAGGTCGCAATCGGCTTCGTGACCTCGCTCGATTACAAGAACCCCTATGTTTCGCCCTATCAGGAATTCCAGCGCTACAAGCATCACCCGGCCATCGCCGAGCTGCTCGAAGGCGGGAAGCGCGTGGCCTATGGCGCGCGCGTCATCAACGAAGGCGGCTGGCAGAGCGTGCCGAAGCTCGCTTTCCCGGGCGGCGCACTGATCGGCTGTGCAGCCGGTTTCGTGAACGTGCCGCGCATCAAGGGCAGCCACACCGCTATGAAGAGCGGCATGCTGGCAGCCGAAAGCATCGCGGCAGCCGTCGCTGCAGGTAGCGAACACACCGAACTGATGGATTACGACGAGGCCGTGCGCTCCAGCTGGATCGCGGACGAGCTCAAGCTGGTGAAGAACGCCCAGCCTGCCGTCGCGAAATACGGCGGCGACATCGGTACCGTGCTCGCTGGTATCGATATGTGGATGCGTACGCTCAAGATCGGCCTGCCGATCACGATGAAGCATCACCGCGACTACGAAACGCTTGAGCGAGCAGACCTTCACAAGAAGATTGCATATCCCAAGCCCGACGGCGTGCTCAGCTTCGACCGCCTGACCAATGTGGCCTACAGCTACACCAATCACGCGGAAGACCAGCCGGTCCACCTCAAGGTCTGCGACCGCGAATTGCAGCGCGAAAGCGAGCTCGAAGTCTTTGCCGGTCCTTCGACCCGCTATTGCCCGGCTGGCGTCTATGAATGGATCGAGGAAGAGGGTCAGGAGCCCAAATTTCAGATCAACTCGCAGAACTGCGTCCACTGCAAGACCTGCGATATCAAGGATCCGAACCAGAACATCGAATGGACCACGCCCGAAGGTGGCGGCGGGCCGAACTATCCGAACATGTGA
- a CDS encoding DUF1330 domain-containing protein — protein MSATYIDPSRTNFEVFKNLPRDEPIHMLNLLQYREEAEYPEGHEHHGNGWTGRRAYEEYGKTSGPIFRRVGGSIVWRGAFQTVVTGPEGMQWHDGFVAQYPNAGAFFEMIKDPDYQEAVVNRTAALVDSRLVRFKPGAAGEGFG, from the coding sequence GTGAGCGCAACCTACATTGACCCGAGCCGCACCAATTTCGAGGTGTTCAAGAACCTCCCGCGCGACGAGCCGATCCATATGCTCAACCTCCTTCAGTATCGCGAAGAGGCAGAATATCCCGAGGGTCACGAGCATCACGGCAATGGCTGGACCGGCCGCCGCGCTTACGAGGAATACGGCAAGACCAGCGGTCCGATCTTCCGGAGGGTCGGAGGCAGCATCGTGTGGCGCGGCGCGTTCCAAACTGTTGTGACCGGGCCGGAGGGGATGCAATGGCACGATGGCTTCGTGGCACAGTATCCCAATGCAGGGGCCTTCTTCGAGATGATCAAGGACCCTGACTATCAGGAGGCGGTGGTCAACCGGACAGCGGCGCTGGTCGACAGCAGGCTGGTGCGCTTCAAGCCCGGAGCTGCGGGCGAGGGGTTCGGTTAG
- a CDS encoding 4-(cytidine 5'-diphospho)-2-C-methyl-D-erythritol kinase — protein MSIAETAYAKINLALHVRKRREDGYHGLETLFAFVDAGDRLTANPAEQDTVTAVGEFASGLDDPFDNLVAKALGKLPRNGGLAVTLEKNLPVAAGLGGGSADAGAVFRIVRELHGLPDDWHARATDLGADVPACVESRTCIGRGTGTELEPADDSLAGKPALLVNPRQPLATGPVFKLWDGIDRGPMPRGDAREIALAGRNDLEKPAIELCPVIAQILDEMRGTDPFLARMSGSGATCFALYEDIPARDAAAETLAASNPDWWQMKGLLR, from the coding sequence GTGTCGATCGCAGAAACCGCATATGCCAAGATCAACCTCGCGCTGCATGTCCGCAAGCGGCGCGAGGACGGCTATCATGGGCTCGAGACGCTGTTCGCCTTTGTCGATGCGGGGGATAGGCTAACCGCAAACCCGGCAGAGCAGGACACGGTCACCGCTGTCGGAGAGTTTGCGTCCGGGCTGGACGATCCCTTCGACAATCTGGTGGCGAAGGCTCTCGGTAAATTGCCACGCAATGGCGGGCTGGCCGTCACGCTGGAGAAGAACCTGCCCGTCGCGGCTGGGCTTGGTGGCGGCTCTGCCGATGCAGGTGCCGTGTTCCGCATCGTTCGCGAATTGCACGGCCTCCCGGACGATTGGCATGCGCGTGCTACGGATCTTGGTGCAGATGTGCCCGCCTGCGTCGAGAGCCGGACGTGCATCGGCCGGGGGACCGGAACCGAGCTTGAGCCTGCAGACGACAGCCTTGCCGGAAAGCCCGCACTGCTGGTCAATCCGCGCCAGCCGCTCGCGACCGGGCCGGTGTTCAAGCTCTGGGACGGGATCGATCGCGGCCCGATGCCGCGAGGCGACGCACGTGAGATCGCGCTTGCGGGGCGCAACGACCTCGAGAAGCCGGCAATTGAATTGTGCCCGGTCATTGCCCAGATACTGGATGAAATGCGCGGAACCGACCCGTTTCTGGCCCGTATGTCAGGCTCTGGTGCAACCTGTTTCGCACTTTACGAAGATATTCCGGCACGGGATGCGGCAGCCGAAACCCTCGCTGCCTCGAATCCCGACTGGTGGCAGATGAAGGGCCTTCTCAGATGA
- a CDS encoding pseudouridine synthase produces the protein MSRLILLNKPFGVLSQFTGGKEGVDDTLAHLVDVPGVYPAGRLDKDSEGLLLLTDDGRLQSRIAEPRYKMAKTYLVQVEGEADDDALEKLARGVELNDGMTRPARAKPIDPPPVWEREPPVRFRKSVPDSWIALEITEGRNRQVRRMTATVGLPTLRLIRWRIGDWSVDGIAPGSYREIEV, from the coding sequence GTGAGCAGGCTAATCCTGCTGAACAAGCCCTTCGGTGTCCTGTCGCAGTTCACCGGGGGCAAGGAGGGGGTGGACGATACGCTGGCGCATCTGGTCGATGTGCCGGGCGTCTATCCCGCGGGCAGGCTCGACAAGGATAGCGAAGGGCTGCTCCTGCTGACCGATGATGGTCGGCTGCAGTCGCGCATTGCCGAGCCGCGCTACAAGATGGCGAAGACCTATCTGGTGCAGGTGGAGGGCGAGGCTGACGACGATGCGTTGGAGAAACTGGCGCGCGGCGTGGAGCTCAACGACGGCATGACGCGGCCCGCCCGTGCGAAACCTATCGATCCGCCGCCCGTGTGGGAACGAGAGCCGCCTGTGCGCTTTCGCAAGAGCGTTCCCGATAGCTGGATTGCGCTGGAGATCACGGAGGGCCGCAATCGGCAGGTGCGCCGCATGACGGCCACCGTGGGACTGCCGACGCTGCGGCTTATCCGCTGGCGCATCGGAGACTGGAGCGTCGACGGCATTGCGCCCGGCTCCTATCGTGAAATCGAAGTCTGA
- a CDS encoding Gfo/Idh/MocA family protein — protein MDKINRRLMLGGLGMAGAGLAGAVRAQSTGLGNGLTANAAPTGPDPGARHRLRFAVIGLDHPHIYAMTDTLIRGGGTLVAVHASDPRQLARYLARYGDVKVARTEAEVLDDKSVQVVASASIPHLRAPLGIRVMLAGKDFLSDKPGITSLAQLAEVRSTIAATRRKFAIMYSERLEVRAAVKAGELVRAGAIGRVIQTINIAPHRMSAPKRPEWFWDVKNYGGILTDIGSHQADQFLYYTASTEAHVVASQVGNLDTPGHPQFQDFGDMTLSGNGGTGYVRVDWFTPDGLPTWGDGRLFILGTEGYIELRKYVDIQGRPGGDHLLLADRKGTSYIDCSNVPLPFGPQFVSDVVERTEVAQNQAQALLAAELVLTAQAKARNLVNGPRPVLQGG, from the coding sequence ATGGACAAGATCAATCGCCGCCTGATGCTGGGCGGCCTGGGCATGGCCGGAGCAGGTCTGGCAGGCGCAGTGCGTGCACAATCGACCGGGCTGGGCAACGGGCTTACCGCCAATGCCGCGCCAACAGGCCCCGATCCCGGCGCCAGGCACCGGTTGCGGTTCGCGGTCATCGGGCTCGATCATCCGCATATCTACGCGATGACGGACACGCTGATCCGCGGCGGCGGTACGCTCGTCGCGGTGCATGCGAGCGACCCGAGGCAGCTTGCGCGCTATCTCGCCCGCTATGGCGATGTGAAAGTTGCGCGCACCGAAGCCGAGGTTCTCGACGACAAGAGCGTGCAGGTCGTGGCCAGCGCCTCCATTCCCCATCTTCGCGCGCCGCTTGGCATCCGTGTGATGCTCGCGGGAAAGGACTTTCTTTCGGACAAACCGGGGATCACCAGTCTTGCCCAGCTGGCCGAAGTGCGCAGCACGATCGCTGCTACCAGGCGCAAGTTTGCGATCATGTATTCGGAACGGCTTGAAGTGCGCGCCGCGGTGAAGGCGGGAGAGCTCGTTCGTGCCGGTGCGATCGGGCGGGTAATTCAGACCATCAACATCGCCCCACACCGCATGAGCGCGCCCAAGCGGCCGGAATGGTTCTGGGATGTGAAGAATTATGGCGGCATCCTGACCGACATCGGTAGCCATCAGGCCGATCAGTTCCTGTACTACACCGCATCCACCGAAGCGCACGTGGTGGCGTCGCAAGTCGGCAATCTGGACACTCCCGGCCATCCGCAATTCCAGGACTTCGGGGATATGACACTGAGCGGCAATGGCGGGACCGGCTATGTCAGGGTCGACTGGTTCACCCCTGACGGCCTGCCGACGTGGGGCGACGGGCGCCTCTTCATCCTGGGCACCGAAGGCTACATTGAACTGCGCAAGTACGTCGACATTCAGGGCCGTCCGGGTGGAGATCACCTCCTTCTGGCTGACCGCAAGGGCACGAGCTACATCGATTGCAGCAATGTGCCGCTCCCGTTCGGTCCGCAGTTCGTTTCAGACGTGGTTGAGCGGACAGAGGTCGCTCAAAATCAGGCCCAGGCCCTGCTTGCCGCCGAACTGGTGCTCACCGCCCAGGCCAAGGCAAGAAATCTCGTCAATGGGCCGCGTCCAGTTCTTCAGGGGGGATAA
- a CDS encoding uracil-DNA glycosylase family protein yields the protein MIVGAFEVKTCAGRMMHENPKQNGDFATAEALEAAFDWWLEAGVDLDYSDDHSNWLAEPEVEEAVAAPKPVKRIEEPKQTPVERAFEGTAQAISIGGDQASWPDDLAKFREWWLSEPSLSHARVEDRLPPRGVAKARLMVIVAEPYGDDADELLSGGAGRFAGAILRAMGIDQHEAYLASALPAPSSFPDWSALASSGLSQVLANHIKLAEPERVLVFGRGLAPLFGIDAAQARKASTLDLSGRTVPVLLAPDLAELSRSPQRRHNFWNRWLEWTQ from the coding sequence TTGATTGTTGGAGCGTTCGAGGTCAAGACCTGCGCTGGACGGATGATGCACGAAAATCCCAAGCAAAACGGCGATTTCGCCACCGCAGAAGCTCTCGAAGCGGCCTTCGACTGGTGGCTGGAGGCGGGTGTCGACCTGGATTACTCGGATGACCACTCCAACTGGCTGGCCGAACCCGAAGTCGAAGAAGCCGTAGCGGCGCCAAAGCCCGTCAAACGCATCGAAGAGCCCAAGCAGACGCCGGTCGAACGGGCGTTCGAAGGAACTGCGCAAGCCATCTCTATCGGCGGCGATCAGGCAAGCTGGCCGGACGACCTCGCAAAATTTCGCGAATGGTGGCTGAGCGAGCCTTCACTAAGCCATGCACGGGTCGAAGATCGCCTACCGCCGCGCGGAGTCGCCAAGGCGCGCCTGATGGTGATCGTGGCGGAACCCTATGGCGACGATGCCGACGAATTGCTGTCCGGCGGCGCGGGCCGTTTCGCGGGTGCCATCCTGCGCGCCATGGGTATCGACCAGCACGAGGCCTATCTTGCCAGCGCCCTGCCTGCGCCTTCATCCTTTCCGGACTGGAGCGCGCTTGCGTCCTCCGGCCTGTCGCAGGTGCTGGCTAACCACATCAAGCTTGCCGAGCCGGAGCGAGTCCTCGTCTTCGGGCGCGGCCTCGCCCCGCTCTTCGGCATCGACGCCGCACAAGCGCGCAAGGCCAGCACGCTCGACCTGTCCGGTCGCACAGTGCCGGTCCTGCTCGCACCCGATCTCGCCGAACTTTCGCGGTCGCCGCAACGCCGCCACAATTTCTGGAACCGCTGGCTCGAATGGACCCAATGA
- a CDS encoding lytic transglycosylase domain-containing protein → MDPMTKRLILLACLASAAGGLATPGMAQSSDSLRYFTRSHASALPQLLSQDDQLYYRSLFEAIEARNWDRVEVMLQQRDDGPLHGSALAAYYLHPESPRIELPRIEAWLGRYSRHPEAAGIIRLGQTRGLESPPSLPRAQQLSRQPYSTKRILPRTVDDGSMRDDIKSAILERISNDDPDGARLLLDGVDASLSREARAEWRQRVAWSYYIENRDREAFGMAQLVGQGSGAWVAEGDWVAGLAAWRLGDCANSADFFRRSAAGSTNPSLTAAAHYWASRALVRCRQPEKADEQLRGAARFDETLYGMLAHEQLAQQLPQDHASPDLTSDDWRRLQDEAAVREAVMLAEVGRRDLADEALRWQARHIEASDYPALTRLARALGLAGTQTFMAYNAPRGASSPPNLRYPIAYHEPTGGWRVDPALAFAHALQESNFRETVVSPANAIGLMQIRPIAAREYAASINMSSSADLKDARTNLAFGQRALQALADAGYTRGHLPKVMAAYNAGPTPVARWNSEINDQGDPLLWMESIPYWETRGYVAIVMRNYWMYLRQAEAMADSRTALAQNDWPQFPRTR, encoded by the coding sequence ATGGACCCAATGACCAAACGCCTGATTCTTCTGGCCTGCCTCGCGTCCGCAGCAGGCGGCCTCGCCACTCCCGGGATGGCGCAATCGTCTGACAGCTTGCGCTATTTCACGCGGTCGCACGCTTCGGCGCTGCCGCAGCTGTTGTCGCAGGACGACCAGCTCTACTACCGCTCGCTGTTCGAGGCGATCGAAGCGCGCAACTGGGACCGTGTCGAAGTGATGCTGCAACAGCGGGACGACGGGCCACTCCACGGCTCGGCGCTCGCCGCTTACTATCTCCATCCCGAAAGCCCGCGGATCGAGCTGCCACGCATCGAGGCCTGGCTCGGCCGGTATTCCCGCCATCCGGAAGCAGCTGGAATCATCCGGCTTGGCCAGACGAGAGGCCTGGAAAGTCCACCCTCGCTGCCGCGCGCGCAGCAATTGTCGCGCCAGCCCTATTCAACGAAGCGCATCCTGCCTCGCACAGTCGATGACGGCTCCATGCGGGACGATATAAAGAGCGCTATCCTCGAGCGCATTTCCAATGACGATCCGGACGGCGCACGACTGCTGCTCGACGGCGTCGACGCATCACTGTCCCGCGAGGCGCGCGCGGAATGGCGCCAGCGCGTCGCATGGTCCTACTATATCGAGAACCGCGACCGCGAAGCTTTCGGCATGGCTCAGCTCGTCGGTCAGGGATCGGGCGCCTGGGTCGCGGAAGGTGACTGGGTCGCGGGTCTCGCCGCCTGGCGCCTCGGCGATTGCGCCAATTCCGCTGACTTCTTCCGTCGCAGCGCCGCCGGGTCGACCAACCCCTCACTGACTGCGGCTGCCCACTATTGGGCGTCGCGGGCGCTGGTCCGTTGCCGTCAACCGGAAAAGGCTGACGAGCAGCTACGCGGGGCCGCGCGGTTCGACGAAACGCTTTACGGAATGCTGGCGCATGAACAACTGGCCCAGCAACTTCCGCAGGATCACGCCTCGCCGGACCTGACATCGGACGATTGGCGCAGGCTACAAGATGAAGCAGCGGTCCGCGAAGCTGTCATGCTGGCCGAGGTCGGCCGCCGCGATCTGGCCGACGAGGCATTGCGCTGGCAGGCGCGTCACATCGAGGCGTCGGATTACCCTGCCCTAACCCGCTTGGCCCGCGCACTCGGACTTGCCGGTACGCAGACATTCATGGCCTATAATGCGCCGCGCGGGGCATCGTCCCCGCCCAACCTGCGCTATCCGATCGCCTATCACGAACCGACCGGCGGCTGGCGTGTCGACCCTGCCCTTGCCTTTGCCCATGCTTTGCAGGAGTCGAATTTCCGGGAAACCGTGGTGAGCCCGGCGAATGCCATTGGCCTCATGCAAATCCGCCCGATCGCAGCGCGCGAATACGCCGCCTCCATCAACATGAGCTCCAGCGCCGATCTCAAGGATGCGCGCACCAATCTTGCCTTCGGTCAACGCGCGCTCCAGGCGCTCGCCGATGCGGGATACACGCGGGGCCACCTGCCCAAGGTTATGGCGGCCTATAACGCGGGTCCGACGCCCGTTGCGCGCTGGAACAGCGAAATCAACGACCAGGGCGATCCGCTGCTCTGGATGGAATCGATCCCTTATTGGGAAACACGCGGCTACGTGGCCATCGTGATGCGCAATTACTGGATGTACCTTCGCCAGGCCGAAGCGATGGCGGACAGCCGCACTGCCCTAGCCCAGAACGACTGGCCGCAATTCCCCCGGACCCGCTGA
- the moaB gene encoding molybdenum cofactor biosynthesis protein B gives MAIDESLEFKPVNIALLTISDSRSAAEDTSGDILAGRIEASGHHLAAREISKDDKNEIAAHLHRWIDDEQVDAVITTGGTGLTGRDVTPEALDRVKDKDIPGFGEYFRYISIESIGTSTIQSRACAVLARGTYIFALPGSNGAVKDGWDKILAYQLDSRHRPCNFVDIMPRLRER, from the coding sequence ATGGCAATCGACGAAAGCCTCGAGTTCAAGCCGGTGAACATCGCACTGCTGACGATATCCGACAGCCGTAGCGCCGCCGAAGACACGTCTGGCGACATCCTTGCGGGCCGGATCGAGGCGAGCGGACATCACCTTGCAGCACGCGAAATCAGCAAGGACGACAAGAACGAGATCGCGGCGCACCTGCATCGCTGGATCGACGACGAGCAAGTCGATGCCGTCATCACCACCGGCGGCACCGGGCTGACCGGCAGGGACGTGACGCCGGAGGCTTTGGACCGGGTGAAGGACAAGGACATCCCGGGTTTCGGCGAGTACTTCCGCTACATCAGTATCGAGAGCATCGGGACGAGCACCATCCAGAGCCGGGCCTGCGCCGTGCTCGCGCGCGGGACTTACATTTTCGCCCTTCCCGGTTCGAACGGCGCCGTAAAGGACGGCTGGGACAAGATCCTCGCCTACCAGCTCGACAGTCGCCACCGTCCCTGCAACTTCGTCGACATCATGCCGCGCCTGCGGGAGCGATAA
- a CDS encoding N-formylglutamate amidohydrolase, translated as MIDNLPYRQVGTDDLRPGGLLCVADHASNFVPEDIELGIDPALLDQHIAVDIGVEGIADRLARRHNIPAHIACVSRLVCDFHRTEDDPAVVPTESDGRLVAGNIGANVEARLDRFHRPYHDALSKLISRVQPRMIVALHSFTPKMKTSDEDRPWEVSLLYNQDDRAARHAIRLFGEQGLTVGDNEPYSGKELNATMDRHAEAAGIPYCTVEIRQDQIVNEAGQARWAVMLADVMGRVALEV; from the coding sequence ATGATCGACAATTTGCCGTATCGCCAGGTCGGCACGGACGACCTGCGACCCGGCGGCCTGCTTTGCGTTGCCGATCACGCATCGAATTTCGTGCCCGAGGATATCGAACTCGGCATCGACCCCGCACTGCTGGACCAGCACATCGCCGTCGATATCGGTGTGGAAGGCATCGCGGATCGCCTCGCACGCCGTCACAACATTCCTGCACACATCGCCTGCGTCAGCCGCCTGGTCTGCGACTTCCATCGCACCGAGGACGACCCCGCCGTAGTCCCGACCGAAAGCGATGGCCGTCTTGTTGCAGGTAACATCGGCGCGAACGTCGAAGCGCGGCTCGATCGCTTCCACAGGCCGTATCACGATGCCCTGAGCAAGCTGATTTCCAGGGTCCAGCCGCGCATGATCGTGGCTCTGCACAGCTTTACCCCGAAGATGAAAACCAGTGACGAGGACCGGCCCTGGGAGGTTTCGCTGCTCTACAACCAGGACGACCGCGCAGCACGCCACGCGATCCGCCTGTTCGGCGAACAGGGCCTGACCGTCGGAGATAACGAGCCGTATTCGGGCAAGGAACTCAATGCGACGATGGATCGTCACGCTGAAGCCGCGGGCATTCCCTATTGCACGGTCGAGATCCGGCAGGACCAGATCGTCAACGAGGCAGGCCAGGCCCGTTGGGCCGTTATGCTGGCAGATGTCATGGGCCGCGTCGCACTCGAAGTCTGA